From a single Pseudomonas serboccidentalis genomic region:
- a CDS encoding metal ABC transporter substrate-binding protein — translation MSISSPRRPFLRLLLLSLCACLLSPLASADPGKRLRIGITLHPYYSYVANIVGDKAEVVPLIPAGFNPHAYEPRAEDIKRISGLDVIVLNGVGHDDFADRMIAASETPNIKTIEANENVPLLAATGTAARGAGKVVNPHTFLSISASIAQVNNIARELGKLDPDNAKTYTQNARAYGKRLRQMRADALAKLTQAPNAELRVATVHAAYDYLLREFGLEVTAVVEPAHGIEPSPSQLKKTIDQLRELDVKVIFSEMDFPSTYVETIQRESGVKLYPLSHISYGEYTADKYEKEMTGNLDTVVRAIQESGA, via the coding sequence ATGTCTATTTCATCGCCTCGCCGTCCCTTCCTGCGCTTGCTGCTGTTGAGTCTGTGCGCCTGCCTGCTGAGCCCGCTGGCCAGCGCCGATCCGGGCAAACGCCTGCGCATCGGCATCACCCTGCACCCGTATTACAGCTATGTGGCGAACATCGTCGGCGACAAGGCCGAGGTGGTGCCGCTGATTCCCGCCGGTTTCAACCCGCACGCCTACGAGCCACGGGCCGAGGACATCAAACGCATCAGCGGGCTGGACGTGATCGTGCTCAACGGGGTTGGCCATGACGACTTCGCCGACCGCATGATCGCCGCCAGCGAAACGCCGAACATCAAGACCATCGAAGCCAACGAGAACGTGCCGCTGCTGGCCGCTACCGGTACCGCCGCGCGCGGCGCCGGCAAAGTGGTCAACCCGCACACCTTCCTGTCGATCAGCGCCTCGATTGCCCAGGTCAACAACATCGCCCGCGAGCTGGGCAAGCTCGACCCGGACAACGCCAAGACCTACACCCAGAACGCCCGCGCCTACGGCAAACGCCTGCGGCAGATGCGCGCCGACGCCTTGGCGAAACTGACCCAGGCCCCCAACGCCGAGCTGCGAGTGGCCACGGTGCACGCGGCTTACGACTATCTGCTGCGCGAATTCGGCCTGGAAGTCACCGCGGTGGTCGAGCCGGCCCACGGCATCGAACCCAGCCCCAGCCAGCTGAAAAAGACCATCGACCAACTGCGCGAACTCGACGTGAAGGTGATCTTCTCCGAGATGGACTTCCCGTCCACCTACGTCGAAACCATTCAGCGCGAGTCGGGCGTGAAGCTGTACCCGCTGTCGCACATTTCCTACGGCGAATACACCGCCGACAAGTACGAAAAGGAAATGACCGGCAACCTCGACACCGTGGTGCGAGCGATTCAGGAGTCCGGGGCATGA
- a CDS encoding LysE family translocator, which translates to MTLSLDLLLGFALFALVTSITPGPNNTMLLASGVNFGFNRTIPHMLGITCGFFVLVVAVGFGLGAVFQTYPLLYTVLRYVGAAYLLYLAWKIAHSGPVGDGAEGEAKPISYLGAAAFQWVNPKAWIMAIGAISTYTPMQGYFTNVVVIAAVFAVINLPSVGVWAACGTLLRNVLKDPRWLRVFNWGMAALLVISLYPLLLESFH; encoded by the coding sequence ATGACCCTCTCGCTTGATCTGCTGTTGGGCTTTGCCCTGTTTGCCCTTGTCACCTCGATTACACCGGGGCCGAATAACACCATGTTGCTGGCGTCGGGCGTGAACTTCGGCTTCAACCGCACCATTCCCCATATGCTCGGCATCACCTGCGGTTTCTTCGTATTGGTGGTCGCGGTGGGTTTTGGCCTGGGCGCGGTGTTCCAGACTTATCCGCTTCTCTACACGGTGCTGCGTTATGTCGGCGCCGCGTATCTGTTGTACCTGGCGTGGAAGATCGCCCATTCGGGACCGGTGGGCGACGGCGCGGAAGGCGAGGCCAAACCGATCAGTTATCTGGGTGCCGCCGCGTTTCAGTGGGTCAATCCCAAGGCCTGGATCATGGCCATCGGCGCGATCAGTACCTATACGCCGATGCAGGGTTATTTCACCAACGTTGTGGTGATCGCGGCGGTGTTCGCCGTCATTAACCTGCCCAGCGTCGGTGTCTGGGCGGCATGCGGCACGTTGTTGCGCAACGTGCTGAAGGACCCGCGCTGGTTGCGCGTATTCAATTGGGGCATGGCCGCGCTGTTGGTGATTTCGCTGTACCCGTTACTTCTCGAAAGCTTTCACTGA
- a CDS encoding acyl-CoA dehydrogenase family protein codes for MTAKPQSTLLSPLQTARQLAAGFALTAVERDERGGTPKAERDALRDSGLLALSIPTRYGGLGARWSETLQIVREFAKVDSSIAHVFGFHHLMLATVRLFARPEQWQPWFEQTARQNWFWGNALNPLDTRTVVKDCGGWREFSGKKSFCSGASDSQMLIASAADESAGGKLLIAAIPSARSGITLHDDWNNIGQRQTDSGSATFERVRVEESELLLDPGPLSTPFACLRPLIAQLTFTHLFLGIAEGAFAEARQYTLSETRLWHKSAARDVREDPYVLAHYGEFWVALEGIRRLVERAAALLDDAWAKGPNLSAEERGHLATAIATAKVAASRQGLEICSRLFEVTGARSTHASLRLDRHWRNLRTQTLHDPLDYKLHELGDWALNQALPMPTFYS; via the coding sequence GTGACCGCCAAACCACAAAGCACCCTGCTCTCCCCCCTGCAGACCGCCCGCCAACTGGCCGCCGGATTCGCCCTGACCGCCGTCGAACGCGACGAGCGCGGCGGCACGCCGAAGGCCGAGCGCGATGCCCTGCGCGACAGCGGCCTGCTGGCCCTGAGCATTCCCACGCGCTACGGCGGCCTCGGCGCACGCTGGAGCGAAACCCTGCAGATCGTGCGCGAGTTCGCCAAGGTCGACAGTTCCATCGCCCACGTATTCGGCTTTCATCACCTGATGCTCGCCACCGTGCGCCTGTTCGCGCGCCCGGAACAATGGCAGCCGTGGTTCGAACAAACCGCGCGGCAGAACTGGTTCTGGGGCAACGCGCTCAACCCGCTCGACACCCGCACGGTGGTCAAGGACTGCGGTGGCTGGCGCGAATTCTCCGGCAAGAAAAGCTTCTGCTCCGGCGCCAGCGATTCGCAGATGCTGATCGCCTCGGCAGCGGACGAAAGCGCTGGCGGCAAATTGCTGATCGCGGCGATCCCCAGCGCGCGCAGCGGCATCACCCTGCACGATGACTGGAACAACATCGGCCAGCGCCAGACCGACAGCGGTAGTGCCACGTTCGAACGGGTGCGTGTCGAAGAATCCGAGCTGCTGCTCGATCCCGGCCCGTTGAGCACGCCGTTCGCCTGCCTGCGTCCGCTGATCGCGCAATTGACCTTCACCCACCTGTTTCTCGGCATCGCTGAAGGCGCTTTTGCAGAGGCCCGGCAATACACGTTGAGTGAAACCCGGCTCTGGCACAAATCCGCGGCCCGCGATGTGCGTGAGGACCCGTACGTGCTCGCCCATTACGGCGAGTTCTGGGTTGCGCTGGAGGGCATTCGGCGGCTGGTCGAACGTGCCGCCGCGCTGCTCGACGACGCCTGGGCCAAAGGCCCGAACCTGAGTGCCGAGGAACGCGGACATCTGGCCACGGCGATTGCCACGGCCAAGGTCGCCGCCAGTCGTCAGGGGCTGGAGATTTGCAGTCGCTTATTCGAAGTCACCGGCGCGCGCTCGACCCACGCCTCGCTGCGCCTCGATCGGCACTGGCGCAACCTGCGCACGCAAACCCTGCACGACCCGCTCGATTACAAACTCCATGAGCTGGGCGACTGGGCGCTGAATCAGGCGCTGCCGATGCCGACGTTCTATTCCTGA
- the msuE gene encoding FMN reductase, producing MSRPLKVVALSGGTWRPSRTLVLTQALLAELAGHLSIDSHLIELGDIARPLGAALSRQELNAEVEAELQAIEQADLLIVAAPVYRGSYPGLLKHLFDLIDLNALIDTPVLLAATGGSERHALVLDHQLRPLFSFFQAVTLPIGVYATEADFADYQITSEPLKARIRLAAERAAPLFGTQIKPLLKIA from the coding sequence ATGTCGCGTCCCCTGAAAGTCGTTGCCCTGTCCGGCGGCACCTGGCGTCCGTCCCGCACCCTGGTGCTGACCCAAGCCTTGCTGGCCGAACTGGCCGGGCACCTGTCGATCGACAGTCACCTGATCGAACTCGGTGACATCGCCCGCCCACTGGGCGCCGCGCTGTCGCGTCAGGAACTGAACGCTGAGGTCGAAGCCGAACTGCAAGCCATTGAACAAGCCGATCTGCTGATCGTCGCCGCGCCGGTGTATCGCGGTTCCTACCCGGGGCTGCTCAAGCACCTGTTCGACCTGATCGACCTCAATGCGCTGATCGACACCCCGGTGTTGCTGGCCGCCACCGGCGGCAGCGAGCGTCATGCGCTGGTGCTCGATCACCAGTTACGTCCGCTGTTCAGTTTCTTCCAGGCCGTGACCCTGCCGATCGGGGTGTACGCCACCGAAGCCGATTTCGCCGACTACCAGATCACCAGCGAGCCGCTGAAAGCGCGCATCCGCCTGGCCGCCGAACGCGCCGCGCCGCTGTTCGGCACGCAAATCAAACCGCTGCTGAAAATCGCCTGA
- a CDS encoding PepSY-associated TM helix domain-containing protein has protein sequence MSKKSRSKLWFLVHSWLALPIWFFVLIVCVTGTLAVVSQEIVWLANPQMRASQPTDDAPLLSYDQVLAAIKKAEPQLLVESISRPDEAHFALDVEVSYPDGRAQTVYVNPYTGVIQGPAPDFNFKAFTRALHGWWLVPFTNGYSWGWYLVSFLGLPMLASLVTGLVVYKRFWKGFFKPTLRFRHGARIFWGDFHRLSGIWSIWFIAVISITGTWFLIQAFLFDNQVSITTEPIIPAMAREDVPMSADAGPPPRISLDRAVQIAEQNIPGLDVSFISLPGNAYSHLSVGGRGWYPLMFQTATLNPYNGEMAASRLISDRSSLEFVTESMRPLHTGDFGGLWIKLIWFFFGLLLSMMVLSGLLIWTKRTALATANALKREHKKARSTNTRREPAEVSL, from the coding sequence ATGTCGAAGAAATCCCGCTCCAAACTGTGGTTCCTGGTGCACAGCTGGCTCGCGCTGCCAATCTGGTTTTTTGTCCTGATCGTCTGTGTCACCGGCACGCTGGCGGTGGTCAGCCAGGAAATCGTCTGGCTGGCCAACCCGCAGATGCGCGCCAGCCAACCGACGGACGACGCGCCGCTGCTCAGTTACGATCAAGTGCTGGCCGCGATCAAGAAAGCCGAACCGCAACTCTTGGTCGAAAGCATCAGCCGCCCCGACGAGGCGCATTTCGCCCTCGACGTCGAAGTCAGCTACCCCGACGGCCGTGCGCAGACGGTGTACGTCAACCCGTACACCGGCGTGATCCAGGGCCCGGCGCCAGACTTCAACTTCAAGGCATTCACCCGCGCCCTGCACGGCTGGTGGCTGGTGCCGTTCACCAACGGTTACAGCTGGGGCTGGTATCTGGTGTCGTTTCTCGGCCTGCCGATGCTCGCCTCGCTGGTCACCGGGCTGGTGGTCTACAAGCGCTTCTGGAAAGGTTTCTTCAAGCCTACGCTGCGTTTTCGCCACGGCGCACGGATCTTCTGGGGCGACTTCCATCGACTGAGCGGCATCTGGTCGATCTGGTTCATCGCGGTGATCTCGATCACCGGCACCTGGTTTCTGATTCAAGCGTTTCTGTTCGATAACCAGGTGTCCATCACCACCGAACCGATTATCCCGGCGATGGCCCGCGAAGACGTGCCGATGTCGGCCGATGCCGGGCCACCGCCACGGATCAGCCTGGATCGCGCGGTGCAGATCGCCGAACAGAACATCCCCGGGCTGGACGTCAGTTTCATCAGCCTGCCGGGCAACGCCTACAGCCACCTGAGCGTCGGCGGTCGTGGCTGGTATCCGCTGATGTTCCAGACCGCCACGCTCAATCCGTACAACGGCGAGATGGCCGCCTCGCGGCTGATCTCCGACCGCTCCTCGCTGGAGTTCGTCACCGAGTCGATGCGCCCGTTGCACACCGGTGATTTCGGCGGTCTGTGGATCAAACTGATCTGGTTCTTCTTCGGCCTGCTGCTGAGCATGATGGTGCTCAGCGGTCTGTTGATCTGGACCAAACGCACCGCACTGGCCACCGCCAACGCACTCAAGCGCGAGCACAAGAAGGCCCGCAGCACCAACACCCGCCGTGAACCAGCGGAGGTCAGCCTGTGA
- a CDS encoding antibiotic biosynthesis monooxygenase, whose amino-acid sequence MQTSAKNRSFTQLIEFEIEPRQQPALVTALSQQTEHLAQRYAGFVSASVQVSDDGRRVLSLLQWQTREAGEAAFSRFESGEQDFWQLIRAHQAKTVTFNSFQVLSSIARSHDDALHCRLVG is encoded by the coding sequence ATGCAAACGTCAGCGAAAAATCGCAGCTTTACCCAATTGATCGAATTCGAGATCGAACCGCGTCAGCAACCGGCGCTGGTGACCGCACTGTCGCAGCAGACCGAGCATCTGGCGCAACGCTACGCAGGCTTCGTCAGCGCCAGCGTCCAGGTCAGCGACGACGGTCGGCGGGTGCTGAGCCTGCTGCAATGGCAGACCCGTGAGGCAGGGGAGGCGGCGTTCAGCCGGTTTGAAAGCGGCGAGCAGGACTTCTGGCAACTGATCCGCGCCCATCAGGCGAAAACCGTGACTTTCAATTCATTCCAGGTGTTGAGCAGCATCGCCCGCAGTCATGACGATGCGCTGCACTGCCGTCTGGTGGGCTAG
- a CDS encoding DUF6162 family protein, which translates to MSTPTTHIVRPAGAGHETLNVLLLCLLILAVAGSVVAWRGVAHEPEPVASHQLDARRDLRAAEQGIYADLRVTLDEIRLLREEQQTLPTPQGLADEGFAPFAQDASSVSRGAHLWQLLAGTAYFGHSQSPAVAGSFVMRLSADANAAPDIWLNRAADLQTPVELTDAALSAAGWKQIVAQFDAGVTREHRH; encoded by the coding sequence ATGAGCACGCCCACCACGCACATCGTGCGTCCGGCCGGTGCCGGCCACGAAACCCTCAATGTCTTGCTGCTGTGTCTGCTGATCCTTGCCGTCGCCGGTTCGGTGGTGGCCTGGCGCGGGGTGGCCCACGAACCAGAGCCGGTCGCCAGTCATCAGCTCGATGCGCGGCGCGACCTCCGCGCCGCCGAGCAAGGCATCTATGCCGACCTGCGAGTGACCCTCGACGAAATCCGCCTGTTGCGTGAAGAGCAGCAAACCCTGCCGACTCCGCAAGGCCTGGCCGACGAAGGTTTCGCCCCGTTCGCCCAGGATGCCAGCTCGGTCAGCCGTGGTGCTCATCTCTGGCAGTTGCTGGCCGGCACCGCCTATTTCGGTCACAGCCAATCGCCCGCCGTCGCCGGTTCGTTCGTGATGCGGCTGAGCGCCGATGCCAATGCCGCGCCGGACATCTGGCTCAACCGCGCCGCCGATCTGCAGACGCCCGTCGAACTGACCGACGCCGCGCTTTCGGCCGCTGGCTGGAAACAGATCGTCGCGCAATTCGATGCCGGCGTGACCCGCGAGCATCGCCACTGA
- a CDS encoding sigma-54 interaction domain-containing protein: MQLLTLPPSPALATSIRATAQVFEDPKSQALLAHLQQVAPSEASVLIIGETGTGKELVARHIHNLSHRRHRPFVAVNCGAFSESLVEAELFGHEKGAFTGALSAKAGWFEEADGGTLFLDEIGDLPMAIQVKLLRVLQEREVVRLGSRKSIPIDVRVLAATNVQLEKAINAGNFREDLFYRLNVVNLELSPLRERPGDILPLTRHFIEAYSQRLGYGRVSISPGAEHKLRSYSWPGNIRELENVIHHTLLICRNGVIERDDLRLSNLRIERPDDQQSSADDSPEALLERAFQKLFEQQAGALHEKVEDALLRAAYRFCHYNQVHTAALLGLSRNVTRTRLIKIGELAVNKRRLTENLRGERLIQLSI, translated from the coding sequence ATGCAACTGCTGACCCTTCCACCCTCACCCGCCCTGGCGACCTCGATCCGCGCCACCGCGCAGGTCTTCGAAGACCCAAAGTCCCAGGCCCTGCTCGCGCATCTGCAGCAGGTCGCGCCGAGCGAAGCCAGCGTGCTGATCATCGGCGAGACCGGCACCGGCAAGGAGCTGGTGGCGCGGCACATCCACAACCTGAGCCACCGCCGCCACCGGCCGTTTGTCGCGGTCAACTGCGGCGCCTTTTCCGAATCGCTGGTGGAGGCCGAGCTGTTCGGCCATGAAAAAGGGGCTTTCACCGGTGCCCTCAGCGCCAAGGCCGGCTGGTTCGAAGAGGCGGACGGCGGCACCTTGTTCCTCGACGAAATCGGTGATTTGCCGATGGCGATTCAGGTCAAGTTGCTGCGGGTGTTGCAGGAGCGCGAGGTGGTGCGCCTGGGCTCGCGCAAGAGCATCCCCATCGATGTGCGAGTGCTGGCCGCGACCAATGTGCAACTGGAGAAAGCCATCAATGCCGGGAATTTCCGCGAAGACCTGTTCTATCGCCTCAACGTGGTCAATCTGGAACTCAGCCCGTTGCGCGAGCGGCCCGGCGACATCCTGCCGCTGACCCGGCATTTCATCGAGGCCTACAGTCAGCGCCTGGGCTACGGGCGGGTCAGCATCAGTCCCGGTGCCGAGCACAAGCTGCGCAGCTACAGTTGGCCAGGGAACATCCGCGAACTGGAAAACGTCATCCATCACACCCTGCTGATCTGCCGCAACGGCGTGATCGAGCGCGATGATTTACGTCTGTCGAACCTGCGCATCGAGCGTCCGGACGATCAGCAGTCGAGCGCCGACGATTCACCGGAAGCACTGCTTGAGCGGGCCTTTCAAAAACTGTTCGAACAACAGGCCGGCGCACTCCACGAAAAGGTCGAAGACGCCCTGCTGCGCGCCGCGTATCGCTTCTGCCATTACAACCAGGTGCACACCGCCGCGCTGCTTGGTCTGAGCCGCAATGTCACCCGCACGCGGCTGATCAAGATCGGCGAACTGGCAGTGAACAAGCGGCGACTCACGGAGAACCTGCGAGGCGAACGCCTGATCCAGTTGTCGATCTAG
- the ssuD gene encoding FMNH2-dependent alkanesulfonate monooxygenase, producing the protein MDVFWFLPTHGDGHYLGTTQGARPVTLNYLKQVAQAADSLGYHGVLIPTGRSCEDSWVIASALVPLTERLRYLVAIRPGIISPTVSARMAATLDRLSNGRLLINVVTGGDPDENRGDGSFLSHSERYEVTDEFLRIWRRVLQGESVDFDGKHLKVQNAKALYPPVQKPYPPLYFGGSSDAAHDLAAEQVDVYLTWGEPPAAVAEKLADVRERAARHGRKVKFGIRLHVIVRETAEEAWKAADKLIEHISDETIEAAQKSFSRFDSEGQRRMAALHDGRRDNLEIAPNLWAGVGLVRGGAGTALVGDPQQVAARIKEYADLGIESFIFSGYPHLEEAYRFAELVFPLLPEPYASLAGRGVTNLTGPFGEMIANDVLPGQAKA; encoded by the coding sequence ATGGATGTTTTCTGGTTCCTGCCGACCCACGGCGACGGCCATTACCTGGGCACCACGCAAGGCGCGCGCCCGGTCACCCTGAATTATCTGAAACAAGTGGCGCAGGCCGCCGACAGCCTCGGCTATCACGGCGTATTGATTCCCACCGGGCGCTCCTGCGAAGACTCGTGGGTGATTGCTTCGGCGCTGGTTCCATTGACCGAGCGCCTGCGTTATCTGGTGGCGATCCGCCCAGGGATCATCTCGCCAACGGTGTCGGCGCGCATGGCCGCGACCCTCGATCGACTGTCCAACGGCCGCTTGCTGATCAACGTGGTGACCGGCGGCGACCCCGACGAAAACCGGGGTGACGGCAGCTTCCTCAGCCACAGCGAACGTTACGAAGTCACCGACGAATTCCTCAGGATCTGGCGCCGGGTGTTGCAAGGCGAGTCTGTGGATTTCGACGGCAAACACCTGAAAGTGCAGAACGCCAAAGCCTTGTATCCGCCGGTGCAAAAACCGTATCCGCCGCTGTACTTCGGCGGTTCGTCCGACGCCGCCCATGACCTCGCCGCCGAGCAAGTGGACGTGTACCTGACCTGGGGCGAACCACCCGCCGCCGTCGCCGAGAAACTCGCCGATGTGCGCGAACGCGCCGCACGGCATGGGCGCAAGGTGAAGTTCGGTATTCGCCTGCACGTGATCGTCCGCGAGACCGCCGAAGAAGCCTGGAAAGCCGCGGACAAACTGATCGAGCACATCAGCGACGAGACTATCGAGGCGGCGCAGAAATCCTTCTCGCGCTTCGACTCCGAAGGCCAGCGGCGCATGGCGGCGTTGCACGATGGCCGTCGCGACAACCTGGAAATCGCTCCCAACCTGTGGGCCGGCGTCGGCCTGGTCCGTGGCGGCGCCGGGACTGCGCTGGTGGGCGATCCGCAGCAAGTGGCGGCGCGCATCAAGGAGTACGCCGACCTCGGCATCGAGAGCTTCATTTTTTCCGGTTATCCGCATCTTGAAGAAGCTTACCGCTTTGCCGAACTGGTGTTTCCGCTGCTGCCGGAACCGTACGCCAGCCTGGCCGGACGCGGTGTGACCAACCTCACCGGGCCGTTTGGCGAAATGATTGCCAACGATGTGTTGCCCGGCCAAGCCAAGGCCTGA
- a CDS encoding thiamine pyrophosphate-binding protein, with translation MSPSNRTAQPSALRRFWHTWRFHLNALLLLIPLGFMPKYFADAALFRGDVGLGEHEIGDIQVGPWSLRLAELRNEAPHLDGPAGYMKDFNAALCDACVEQVKATYLRIGKPRSLRAAGVIFFGTPYRMGAQLPVAEKTQADAELWITMEGWDGSLHQASIPLSQASPATIAWLNKQGAKP, from the coding sequence GTGAGCCCGTCCAACCGCACTGCCCAACCGTCTGCACTGCGCCGTTTCTGGCACACATGGCGCTTTCATTTGAACGCCTTGCTGCTGCTGATTCCGTTGGGTTTCATGCCCAAGTATTTCGCCGACGCCGCGCTGTTTCGCGGCGACGTCGGCCTCGGCGAGCATGAGATCGGCGACATCCAGGTCGGCCCCTGGAGCCTGCGCCTGGCCGAACTGCGCAACGAAGCGCCGCACCTCGACGGCCCTGCCGGTTATATGAAGGACTTCAACGCCGCTTTGTGCGACGCCTGCGTCGAACAGGTCAAGGCCACCTACCTGCGCATCGGCAAACCCCGCAGCCTGCGTGCCGCCGGGGTGATTTTCTTCGGCACGCCATACCGCATGGGCGCGCAGCTGCCAGTGGCCGAAAAGACCCAGGCCGACGCCGAACTGTGGATCACCATGGAAGGCTGGGACGGCAGCCTGCACCAGGCCTCGATTCCGCTGAGCCAGGCCTCACCCGCCACCATTGCCTGGCTGAACAAACAAGGAGCCAAACCATGA
- the soxR gene encoding redox-sensitive transcriptional activator SoxR has product MITKETLHKQLTVGEVAARSGVAVTALHFYESKGLIKSQRNAGNQRRYPREVLRRVALIKVAQRLGIPLAEIGEALKRLPDDRAPTAADWKVLSEQWRRELDERISQLTQLRDRLTGCIGCGCLSMEACPLRNQGDVLGEQGPGAHFPG; this is encoded by the coding sequence ATGATCACCAAAGAAACCCTGCACAAGCAGCTCACCGTCGGCGAAGTCGCCGCGCGCAGCGGTGTGGCGGTCACCGCCCTGCACTTTTACGAATCCAAGGGCCTGATCAAGAGCCAGCGCAATGCTGGCAATCAGCGCCGCTATCCCCGCGAAGTGTTGCGCCGGGTGGCGCTGATCAAGGTCGCGCAACGGCTGGGCATTCCGCTGGCGGAAATCGGCGAGGCGTTGAAGAGGCTTCCGGACGACCGCGCACCGACCGCAGCGGACTGGAAAGTCCTGTCCGAGCAATGGCGCCGCGAGCTGGATGAGCGGATCAGCCAATTGACCCAGCTGCGTGATCGGCTCACCGGTTGCATCGGTTGCGGTTGCCTGTCGATGGAGGCCTGCCCGCTGCGCAATCAGGGCGATGTGCTCGGTGAACAGGGGCCGGGGGCGCATTTTCCGGGCTGA
- a CDS encoding VOC family protein, protein MSVKPIPEGYHSITPYLGILKAAEAIDFYKKAFGATVVMRLDMPDGRIGHAELRIGDSAIMLGTPCEQGPLSGPEKAVSVGLHLYVTDVDKSFQRALDAGAETVSEVKDQFYGDRSGTLKDPYGHLWFLATRKEDLTEEQIKQRAHEMFQQG, encoded by the coding sequence ATGAGCGTCAAACCCATTCCCGAGGGGTATCACAGCATTACCCCGTACCTCGGCATCCTCAAGGCCGCCGAAGCCATCGATTTCTATAAAAAAGCCTTCGGCGCCACGGTGGTCATGCGCCTGGACATGCCGGACGGCCGCATCGGCCACGCCGAACTGCGCATTGGCGACAGCGCGATCATGCTGGGTACGCCTTGCGAACAAGGGCCGTTGAGCGGCCCGGAAAAAGCCGTGTCGGTCGGCTTGCATCTGTATGTCACCGATGTCGACAAGTCCTTCCAACGGGCGCTGGATGCCGGGGCGGAGACAGTGTCAGAGGTCAAGGATCAGTTTTATGGTGATCGCAGCGGGACGCTGAAGGATCCGTATGGGCACCTGTGGTTTCTCGCCACGCGCAAGGAAGATCTGACCGAAGAGCAGATCAAGCAGCGGGCGCACGAGATGTTTCAGCAGGGTTGA